GATCAAAGTTAGTTTTGGCTATCAATGTGACACCAAGAATGATAATTCTTGGGGTATCCCACATGGTATCGATATTCCATCTCCAGGGAAGCTCCGAAGAGCAAACAGCTCCTTCTCTTGTCTCTCCGGTGCGGCATTGAGTGGCAATGCTACGTTAGCTAATACGAATATGTGTAATGGGATAATCGGGACAGAAATTTTGCCAACTATGGACTCTCCTAATTCATTCCGCAGAATCCCTTCTTCGCCGTCCCTGGGAAAAATGGAGTTTTTATCATCTTCTCTGCAGAGTAGCATATCGAATATGAGTATAAGTCCATCTTCACCAAATGAGACACTCGATAATGATCCATTTTCATCGAGTTTCCTCAATGCAGAGGAAGTACAAGTGGCTGGAGGCGCCGCTGGTGAAGATAGAGTTCAAGCTGTTTGTTCCGAAGAGAACGGCTGGCTTTTCTGTGCTATCTATGATGGGTTCAATGGACGGGATGCGGCTGATTTCCTGGCTGGAACTTTGTACGAAACGGTTGTGTTTCATCTGAGCTTACTAGACTGGGATATCGTGCATGAGTCTTCTGATTCTTCGTTTAAGCAGAGTGTTCTTAACAGCCTTCACCTTGCACTTAGTCAGGCAGAGAACGAATTCCTACACATGGTCGAACAAGAAATGGAAGACCGTCCCGATTTAGTATCTATAGGATCTTGTGTTTTACTAGTGCTACTACATGGAAAGGATTTGTACCTACTTAACGTGGGTGATAGTCGAGCCGTGTTGGCTTCATATGACGAAGGAGGTGACATGAACAGAACAGCAAGGCTGCAAACCATCCAGCTCACTGATAGCCATACCGTCGACAATGTGGTGGAAAGAACCAGACTTATGAATGATCATCTTGATGACCCTTCAACAATTGTGGCCGGTAAAGTCAAGGGGAAGCTAAAGGTTACAAGGGCCTTTGGAGTTGGTTACTTGAAGAAGGTACAAGAATGTTTTGAAGTTTTCTTGCAGGGTCTGAAATCAGAACATTTGTTCATATTTGGTGTTTATATGTGACAAGCATTCTTTTGCACTTTATACGAAATCTAATCATGTCGCTTCTGTTATGCAGAAAGACATGAATGATGCTTTGATGGGTATTCTTCGTGTCCGTAATCTCATAAGTCCCCCGTATGTATCCACAGAACCATCACTAGTGGTACATGAGGTTTCAAAGTCTGATCATTTTGTCGTACTAGGGAGTGACGGCTTGTTCGACTTCTTCAGCAACAATGAAGTCGTAAAGCTTGTAAATTCATATATATTCAGGAACCCTTCAGGTGATCCAGCTAAATTTCTCGTCGAACAGCTTGCTGCAAGAGCAGCAGAGTCAGCTGGTACACCACCAATTCTCTTGTCTTTAATTTTCTGTCCTGAAATGCAACAGTAGAAGGTCGTTTTCCTACGTTTTATAGATTATGATCATGTTTGATGATTTCTTTGAACAATACTTAATATCAGAAGAAGTATGCCAGATCATCTGTAAGTTTGAAATCTTAGACGCTGCGTAGTTATTACATTGTGCATCATATTAAGTTTGACTTAAAAAGAAAAATCTGATTCTCTTTTGTGCTGTTAATATTGCTTATTTAACAATTtgataattttatataatttactgCTCTTCGGTTGGTATCTTTGGCTGCATTTGGACAATTTCGGAGTGGACCAGATTAAATAACTCATCATAGTAGTAGTAGTTTAACTTTTCATATTGTCCACTTGCATTCTGTCTCATCAATGATTTGTTGTTAAGTGAATTATTTAAAGAGGAAATAAGTAATATACGTCACACCATTAGAGACAATCTACTTGAACATAACAAAATATAAGTTTGAATTATTAGTTTATACAAGTTTTTGCGGCTGGTCAGCATATTTATTCAATCTTGTTTCATGCATATTTTCAGGTTTTAGTATGGAAGAGCTGATGAGTATTCCTGCTGGCAGAAGGCGGAAATATCACGACGATGTTACAGTTATTGTAATCGTTCTAGGCATGGACAAACGAACTTCAAAGGCATCAACATGTCTATGAGTAGCCGagtcaaatattttttaaaacaataatcTCAATTCTTGAAGGGTATAAATATTAAATACCCGCATTGTTTTTGCAGCCTGTTAGCATTAAATTCCTTCAGACAGATTAAGTTTTTGGCTTACTGTCTTAAAACCATATTATATGTTATGTCGTGTTATATTTAGCGAAAGATTCGATCTTTTTATCTGTTACTAATATCTCTATTCACAGATTATAGTATCTTGTGTGCCATCTTCAAATTAAGTATAGAACATTCCGCTGCGGTCGTTTAATTTGTTTCTTGTTATGAGGCTTGGTGATGAAGTCAATTGATTGCTGGAAACTCTTCCTTATAAAAACAGGATAATACCCAAAAGATGGGTCTGTTCCACATAAACTAATCACTTTCAGTAAAAATCTCTGCTAAACAAATGTGTGGCTCTTTAGTTACTTCCAGAACCTCATCATGTGAAACtcttaatatgaatatgaactTATTATGCTGGGAAGTTGTCGATATCCAATTTCGCATACTGGTAATCAgttgtttcttttttcttttttgaatcACACTAATAAGAGACTGAAGGGACAAACTTGGAGAGATGACACTAGCTAGAAGTTTTCTGTTGCCATAAACACTATTCTCTGCTGTAATTTCTTCATCCTCATTCTCACTATGTTCTCTAAGCTTCTACTTGTAGGCTTATCTGAGCACAATTTTTGCACGCTTTAATTTTCCAGACCTCATCAGTTTCTTGATCAAGGTTTCTGCATCGATGCTTACTGCATTAACTTTTTGCGCATGAAAATAAACGGGTCATACATCAATTATCCACAATCAACATACTTGGAACTATCTACGAAAGCAGACAAACTGCGGCAAGAGACACCTTACACATGCTAAAGAATTTGAGAGAATCGAGCTCGAGTTTGTACAGTATAAACTATTTCACTTGAATCTCCAATACACATCCCAAGTTCTTGAACCTCCAAGGATTTTACATATTTACAATGAATTCATTCAATAGAAATAAACAAAAATCTCATGTATTAGTGCATGCATTCACACAAGCGAGAAAGGCACAAATACTTTCCATATACCATTCAAGCAAATGTATGCTGGTCTTAGGTTGAGTCACAAGTACACAACCTCTCGAAATCAGATTTGGTCCACAAACTCTTGCAAGAATATTACACGAACACGTGGCATTTTAATTAAGGACGATTTTGATTTTATGACCCATTCATTTTCAAACAACGCCGTAAGACGGTCTCCA
This window of the Primulina tabacum isolate GXHZ01 chromosome 4, ASM2559414v2, whole genome shotgun sequence genome carries:
- the LOC142543354 gene encoding putative protein phosphatase 2C 40 isoform X1, yielding MRVCCPHLSYYSCPYHFLCFCPPRSTKMQREIIKDPAGEIKVSFGYQCDTKNDNSWGIPHGIDIPSPGKLRRANSSFSCLSGAALSGNATLANTNMCNGIIGTEILPTMDSPNSFRRIPSSPSLGKMEFLSSSLQSSISNMSISPSSPNETLDNDPFSSSFLNAEEVQVAGGAAGEDRVQAVCSEENGWLFCAIYDGFNGRDAADFLAGTLYETVVFHLSLLDWDIVHESSDSSFKQSVLNSLHLALSQAENEFLHMVEQEMEDRPDLVSIGSCVLLVLLHGKDLYLLNVGDSRAVLASYDEGGDMNRTARLQTIQLTDSHTVDNVVERTRLMNDHLDDPSTIVAGKVKGKLKVTRAFGVGYLKKKDMNDALMGILRVRNLISPPYVSTEPSLVVHEVSKSDHFVVLGSDGLFDFFSNNEVVKLVNSYIFRNPSGDPAKFLVEQLAARAAESAGFSMEELMSIPAGRRRKYHDDVTVIVIVLGMDKRTSKASTCL
- the LOC142543354 gene encoding putative protein phosphatase 2C 40 isoform X2, which translates into the protein MQREIIKDPAGEIKVSFGYQCDTKNDNSWGIPHGIDIPSPGKLRRANSSFSCLSGAALSGNATLANTNMCNGIIGTEILPTMDSPNSFRRIPSSPSLGKMEFLSSSLQSSISNMSISPSSPNETLDNDPFSSSFLNAEEVQVAGGAAGEDRVQAVCSEENGWLFCAIYDGFNGRDAADFLAGTLYETVVFHLSLLDWDIVHESSDSSFKQSVLNSLHLALSQAENEFLHMVEQEMEDRPDLVSIGSCVLLVLLHGKDLYLLNVGDSRAVLASYDEGGDMNRTARLQTIQLTDSHTVDNVVERTRLMNDHLDDPSTIVAGKVKGKLKVTRAFGVGYLKKKDMNDALMGILRVRNLISPPYVSTEPSLVVHEVSKSDHFVVLGSDGLFDFFSNNEVVKLVNSYIFRNPSGDPAKFLVEQLAARAAESAGFSMEELMSIPAGRRRKYHDDVTVIVIVLGMDKRTSKASTCL